One stretch of Pradoshia sp. D12 DNA includes these proteins:
- a CDS encoding nitroreductase family protein, with protein MSNVHKDLSTIIKERHSIRQYDASFKISEEELKSILEEATLAPSSSNMQAWSFIVVKDEDRKKDLALYGNNAKVAENASAVIAVLGDTEMYKKADQIYDMMFEAGYVDEENRQRLVNDVKRVYPGAPLETRANMASFDAGLVSMQLMLIAKNRGLDTITMGGFDKTAFAKNFNVDERYIPLVLIAIGKAEGDHYFKTVRLPVEDITTFI; from the coding sequence TTGTCAAATGTACATAAAGATTTATCAACGATTATTAAGGAACGTCATTCAATCAGACAGTATGATGCTTCTTTTAAAATTTCCGAAGAAGAATTAAAAAGCATCCTTGAGGAAGCTACTTTAGCTCCATCTTCTAGCAATATGCAGGCTTGGAGCTTCATCGTAGTTAAAGATGAGGATAGAAAGAAAGATCTTGCCTTATATGGTAACAATGCAAAGGTGGCTGAAAATGCATCTGCTGTTATTGCTGTCCTTGGGGATACTGAAATGTATAAAAAAGCAGATCAAATCTACGATATGATGTTTGAAGCAGGCTATGTTGACGAAGAAAATAGACAAAGGCTCGTGAATGATGTTAAACGGGTCTATCCGGGTGCACCTTTAGAAACAAGAGCTAATATGGCAAGCTTTGATGCCGGTCTTGTTTCCATGCAATTAATGCTGATAGCGAAAAATCGTGGGCTGGATACCATTACGATGGGCGGCTTCGATAAAACTGCTTTTGCTAAAAATTTCAATGTGGACGAAAGATATATTCCATTAGTATTAATCGCAATTGGTAAAGCAGAGGGAGATCATTACTTTAAAACCGTACGCTTACCTGTAGAAGATATTACTACATTTATCTAA
- a CDS encoding peptidoglycan endopeptidase, which produces MKHIKVVTLTAAAIMSTAFAQEASAASTYTVKKGDTLSFIASKFKTTVSNLKKLNDLTGDIIYPNQVITVSSSTSSSGITERSISSKTYTIKSGDTLSAIAAKHSTTVSKLKSWNDLKNDLIYPGQIIKVAEGASGSSSSTNHSSSGSTSVSTNQTYTVKSGDTLSKIARKYSTTVSQLMSWNNLSSTVIYPNQTLKVTKSSTTTGSSSSSSTSSSSSSSSATTYTVKSGDTLSKIANKHSITVSQLKSWNNLSSTIIYPNQVLKVSKPSTTTGSSSSSSSSGSTATSTTYTVKSGDTLSKIAKTYSLTVSQIKSMNGLKSDVIYVGQKLKISKAASDLPSVSEPSSGSSSAQETIGNSAFTSNLISISKSLIGTKYVWGGTTPSGFDCSGFLYYVFNKAGHSMPRYTAEGFFNRSYYVSSPQPGDLIFFSGTYKKGISHLGIYLGNNEFIHADNSGVRITSTNNSYYKKHFDSYKRLYAN; this is translated from the coding sequence ATGAAGCATATAAAAGTTGTGACCCTCACTGCAGCTGCAATCATGTCCACTGCTTTTGCTCAAGAAGCCTCTGCAGCATCGACATATACAGTTAAAAAGGGGGATACACTTTCTTTTATTGCCTCAAAATTCAAAACAACGGTTTCGAATTTAAAGAAGTTGAATGATTTGACAGGTGACATTATTTATCCAAACCAAGTCATCACAGTATCTAGTAGTACATCATCATCCGGTATTACCGAACGTTCTATCAGTTCTAAAACTTACACCATTAAATCAGGAGATACTTTATCAGCAATAGCTGCTAAGCACTCTACGACTGTAAGTAAACTAAAGAGCTGGAATGATTTAAAGAATGATCTCATTTACCCTGGTCAAATTATTAAAGTGGCCGAAGGTGCTTCCGGATCCTCATCAAGCACCAATCATTCTTCTTCCGGAAGTACATCAGTGTCTACCAATCAGACATATACGGTAAAGTCAGGAGACACATTAAGTAAAATCGCCCGTAAATATTCAACTACGGTCAGTCAGCTTATGAGCTGGAACAACCTATCGAGTACAGTTATTTATCCGAATCAAACGTTAAAGGTGACTAAGTCTTCAACTACTACTGGATCTAGCAGTTCAAGTTCTACAAGTTCTTCCAGCAGTAGTTCATCCGCTACTACTTATACGGTGAAATCTGGCGATACGTTAAGTAAAATTGCCAACAAGCATTCAATTACAGTCAGTCAACTTAAGAGCTGGAATAACCTATCCAGTACAATTATTTACCCTAACCAAGTGTTAAAGGTGTCTAAGCCTTCTACTACTACAGGGTCAAGCAGCTCTTCAAGCTCTTCCGGCAGTACTGCTACTTCAACGACCTATACAGTTAAGTCGGGGGATACGCTAAGTAAGATTGCTAAAACCTATTCCTTGACCGTTTCACAAATCAAATCGATGAATGGGTTAAAATCTGATGTGATTTATGTGGGGCAAAAGCTGAAAATTTCAAAGGCAGCAAGTGATTTGCCTTCTGTTTCCGAACCTTCAAGCGGGTCTTCTTCCGCTCAGGAAACAATAGGAAACTCAGCTTTTACATCTAATCTGATTTCCATCAGTAAAAGCTTGATCGGCACAAAATATGTGTGGGGAGGAACAACACCATCTGGGTTCGATTGCAGCGGTTTTCTTTATTATGTCTTTAATAAAGCGGGACATTCTATGCCAAGATACACGGCTGAAGGTTTCTTTAATCGTTCCTATTATGTAAGTTCTCCTCAGCCTGGAGATCTCATTTTCTTTTCCGGTACATATAAGAAAGGAATCTCCCATTTAGGCATCTATCTAGGAAATAATGAATTTATTCATGCTGATAACAGCGGAGTACGTATTACTAGTACAAACAACAGCTATTATAAAAAACATTTTGATAGTTATAAGCGATTATACGCTAATTAA
- the pfkB gene encoding 1-phosphofructokinase — translation MIYTVTLNPSVDFIVEVDHFQLGGLNRMSKEAKYPGGKGINVSRILSRIGSKTTALGFSGGFPGRFILDALRKESVPEDFIDVDEDSRINIKLKTGQETEINGLGPYISAEKMDELRQKLSNMTKEDILVLSGSIPPSISPDLYQQLTREYAAQGIQVVVDASGKTLLDVVKEHPFLVKPNHHELGELFDTKIETTKEAIQYGSILVEQGAKNVIVSMAGDGALLINRDGVYTATIPKGDVKNSTGAGDSLVAGFIGKWDQTKDIQKAFQYGVASGSATAFNYDLAEKEHIEALLPQVEIQKL, via the coding sequence ATGATCTATACCGTAACACTAAATCCATCGGTGGATTTCATCGTAGAGGTTGATCATTTTCAACTTGGTGGCTTAAATCGAATGAGTAAAGAAGCTAAATATCCAGGAGGAAAAGGAATAAATGTTTCACGTATCCTCTCCCGAATCGGTTCAAAAACAACTGCACTTGGTTTCAGCGGTGGATTTCCGGGTAGATTCATTCTCGATGCTTTAAGAAAAGAGAGCGTACCTGAAGATTTTATCGATGTTGATGAAGATTCCCGAATCAATATAAAGCTAAAAACTGGGCAAGAAACTGAAATCAATGGATTAGGGCCATACATAAGCGCCGAAAAAATGGATGAACTCCGTCAAAAGCTTTCAAACATGACCAAAGAGGATATTCTTGTTTTGTCAGGCAGCATCCCTCCTTCCATTTCACCAGATTTGTATCAGCAGTTAACAAGGGAATATGCAGCACAAGGCATACAGGTAGTAGTAGATGCAAGCGGAAAAACCTTACTCGATGTTGTAAAAGAACATCCTTTTCTTGTGAAACCAAATCATCATGAACTTGGAGAACTATTCGATACGAAAATAGAAACAACCAAGGAGGCCATTCAGTACGGTAGCATTCTTGTTGAGCAAGGTGCTAAAAACGTGATTGTTTCTATGGCAGGCGATGGAGCTTTACTTATTAATCGTGATGGAGTTTATACAGCTACGATTCCAAAAGGTGATGTAAAAAACTCTACTGGCGCAGGCGATTCTTTAGTAGCTGGATTTATCGGGAAGTGGGACCAAACGAAGGATATACAAAAAGCATTTCAATATGGAGTTGCCTCTGGAAGTGCAACAGCATTCAACTACGACCTTGCCGAAAAAGAACATATCGAAGCTCTTCTCCCGCAAGTTGAAATTCAAAAACTATAA
- a CDS encoding DUF2804 domain-containing protein, which yields MSHIYNEREIIEPVHLCDEKGNLIPDSIGWSRKPLISGNVTGRFLRKKKWNYWCITNKDVLFSATISHLDFAMVCFVYYLDLNTKTFFEKTALFPFKSNKALPNDVLASTKLTSKQMDIAILWENNRFQLNVEIPNFNEKPLLANFEISYPETDSLSVVIPWSDQTFQLTTKMHCLPTKGTLTIGSKTYQFTPDESYASLDYGRGIWPRNCTWNWGMASGKQGNDVIGLNFGGQWTDGTGFNENAVLVNGRLTKISEDMKFHYNKHDFMQPWKIDSLATDCVRLTFTPLYERIAKTDAIIVKSEVHQMVGYYNGEIRLPDSTILTIKQMLGCIEDHIAKW from the coding sequence ATGAGTCATATATATAATGAAAGAGAAATAATAGAACCAGTTCATTTATGCGATGAAAAAGGTAATTTAATACCTGATAGCATAGGCTGGTCGAGAAAGCCTCTTATCAGCGGAAATGTCACTGGACGCTTTCTTCGTAAAAAGAAATGGAACTATTGGTGTATAACAAATAAAGATGTTCTTTTTTCGGCTACAATCAGCCATTTAGATTTCGCAATGGTTTGCTTTGTTTATTATCTCGATTTAAACACCAAGACATTTTTTGAGAAAACAGCCTTATTTCCTTTTAAAAGTAATAAAGCCCTCCCTAATGATGTATTGGCGAGTACTAAACTCACCTCCAAACAAATGGACATCGCTATATTATGGGAAAATAATCGTTTTCAGCTGAACGTAGAGATTCCTAATTTTAACGAAAAACCGTTGCTGGCAAACTTTGAAATTAGCTATCCTGAAACGGATTCGTTGAGTGTTGTCATACCCTGGAGTGATCAAACATTTCAATTAACAACGAAAATGCACTGTCTTCCTACTAAAGGGACGCTGACTATTGGGTCTAAAACCTATCAATTTACTCCTGATGAAAGCTATGCCAGCTTAGATTACGGACGAGGTATCTGGCCAAGAAACTGTACCTGGAATTGGGGAATGGCATCTGGTAAACAAGGAAATGATGTAATTGGTCTAAATTTTGGCGGACAATGGACTGATGGGACAGGCTTTAATGAAAATGCCGTATTAGTTAATGGACGGCTGACAAAAATCAGTGAAGATATGAAATTTCACTATAATAAACATGATTTCATGCAGCCATGGAAGATTGACTCTTTGGCGACTGATTGTGTAAGGCTCACCTTTACACCTCTATATGAACGGATCGCCAAGACTGATGCTATTATAGTGAAATCAGAAGTACATCAAATGGTAGGCTATTATAACGGAGAAATACGCTTACCGGACAGCACTATCCTGACAATCAAGCAAATGCTTGGCTGTATTGAAGACCATATAGCAAAATGGTAG
- a CDS encoding GNAT family N-acetyltransferase, whose amino-acid sequence MVIRSSRIEDYEQLIKLENLIWNYTNTPMPIVWESVADYAQHFPPGSMFVAIENGRVAGYMSVKYPTPLESNCHVWEMAIGVHPDFQGKSIGSKLLQFLDEEGKKRGIRKISLRVLSTNTPAISFYKRNGYIKQGVLKGEFFLNGQYVDDILMYKELVD is encoded by the coding sequence ATGGTCATACGTTCATCAAGAATTGAGGACTACGAACAATTAATAAAACTTGAAAATTTGATTTGGAATTATACAAATACACCGATGCCGATCGTTTGGGAATCAGTAGCCGATTATGCTCAGCATTTTCCGCCGGGAAGCATGTTTGTCGCAATTGAGAACGGGAGAGTTGCGGGCTATATGTCTGTTAAATATCCTACTCCGTTGGAGAGCAATTGTCATGTATGGGAAATGGCGATTGGTGTCCATCCTGACTTTCAGGGCAAGAGTATAGGCAGTAAATTATTGCAGTTTCTGGATGAAGAGGGGAAGAAGCGTGGGATCCGAAAAATTTCTTTAAGGGTATTGTCCACAAATACACCGGCTATATCTTTCTATAAGAGGAATGGCTATATTAAGCAAGGTGTATTAAAGGGAGAATTTTTTCTGAATGGTCAGTATGTGGATGATATACTAATGTATAAAGAACTCGTTGATTAA
- a CDS encoding ATP-binding protein — protein MISSKLGFGRRFQISIILIMVVIVLFSVMTIQNLNSSREDLLEIVENRYKKVNYTYEIEKNVSSSKMLVGSIANDLSGVTSATIQDKLAENHVKIEEHFAKIHGMTLNEEAREILMDCASLYRIYKENERIIIMELIQDNEYVSKNWKKIEESSSKLTESIEEFISYQEEMMEGAFKRASEKYNHLCQVVFLLTITSCGLIGLIGYWVIRSTTKDLKQITTVLKEIDLNDPSTLHRLEVKTDDEIGLIAEAFNNMSVSLEIYNKNEKAYLKDIKIQNWVLSKINEITSLTQSVFDINEFAKRLQGKLAPLVGASIGALYLRGQADETCFYRAASYGDGGKDQFKGGEGIIGQAAIDQKIVMLEDFPEDYQLLSTGLCEAKPKAFLIVPIIYENNTIGVLEFASITGFSDIQYQAIQQVNESLGLAIHSVLNRMEIECLLNESKAMTEELQVQTEELHSQSEELMTINELLEEREQEAIQKTKELEQSQEELRIKNEQLQLSSNYKSEFLANISHELRTPLNSILILAEMLIDIDSDCFSAEEKEYIEYIYSAADSLTSLINDILDLSKIEAGKSEITYSKMNISELVETLNIFSPQAERKQLGFTIEIDENLPSYFYTDVQKIQQIVKNLLSNAIKFTERGKVSVKVEKIIHTCDEKDNHNTTQTDEWIKIVVMDTGIGIHKDKQQTIFEAFQQGDGSTVQKYGGTGLGLSICKKLSYLLNGHIFVESEVGKGSTFTLYIPYLQNQENINVNQGDQYHQMIAEVAAAKEPNDIQLDIHHGKRVLITDDDQRNIYSLKAILEKKKMEVLVAHNGIECLEILKKDCQIDMILMDIMMPELNGYETMKRIRQNSEFASLPIIALTAKGMKGDREKCLAAGASDYISKPINLEQLISVMRVWMN, from the coding sequence ATGATTAGCAGTAAATTAGGGTTTGGAAGGAGATTCCAAATTTCTATAATCCTGATTATGGTGGTAATCGTACTCTTTTCGGTAATGACCATCCAGAATTTAAATAGCTCCCGTGAGGACTTATTAGAAATTGTAGAAAATCGATATAAAAAAGTGAATTATACTTATGAGATAGAAAAGAACGTCAGTTCATCAAAAATGTTGGTTGGGAGTATTGCGAATGATCTATCAGGAGTAACATCAGCTACTATACAAGATAAACTTGCTGAAAATCATGTCAAGATTGAAGAACATTTTGCAAAAATCCATGGTATGACACTAAATGAGGAAGCTAGGGAAATATTAATGGATTGCGCATCCCTATATCGTATATACAAAGAAAACGAACGAATAATCATAATGGAATTAATACAAGACAATGAGTACGTTAGTAAAAATTGGAAGAAAATAGAGGAATCAAGTTCTAAGCTAACAGAGTCAATAGAAGAGTTTATTAGCTATCAAGAGGAGATGATGGAGGGCGCATTTAAACGGGCAAGTGAAAAGTACAATCATTTGTGTCAGGTTGTTTTCTTGTTAACAATAACTTCCTGCGGGTTAATTGGGTTAATTGGATACTGGGTTATTCGTTCAACAACAAAGGACTTAAAACAAATAACAACTGTATTGAAAGAAATTGATTTAAATGATCCATCGACCCTCCACAGGCTTGAAGTAAAAACGGATGATGAAATAGGTCTGATTGCTGAAGCTTTTAATAATATGTCCGTGTCTTTAGAAATCTACAATAAAAATGAGAAAGCGTATTTGAAAGATATCAAGATACAGAACTGGGTACTATCAAAAATTAATGAAATAACAAGCTTAACACAAAGTGTCTTTGATATAAATGAATTTGCAAAACGTCTTCAAGGGAAGCTTGCACCATTAGTAGGTGCTTCGATTGGGGCGCTCTATTTGAGGGGTCAAGCTGATGAAACATGTTTTTATCGTGCAGCATCCTATGGTGACGGTGGAAAAGATCAATTTAAAGGTGGTGAGGGGATTATTGGGCAGGCTGCTATTGATCAAAAAATAGTTATGTTAGAAGATTTCCCGGAAGATTACCAACTACTTTCAACGGGCTTATGTGAGGCAAAACCAAAAGCTTTCTTAATTGTCCCAATCATTTATGAAAACAACACGATTGGGGTTCTTGAATTTGCAAGTATAACTGGCTTTTCAGATATACAATACCAAGCCATTCAGCAGGTGAATGAATCTCTCGGTTTGGCCATACACAGTGTTCTAAATAGAATGGAAATTGAATGTTTGCTAAATGAGTCAAAAGCAATGACTGAAGAATTGCAGGTTCAGACTGAAGAGCTTCATTCACAGTCAGAAGAATTAATGACGATTAATGAACTTCTGGAAGAACGTGAGCAAGAAGCTATACAAAAAACGAAGGAACTTGAACAGTCCCAGGAAGAATTAAGAATTAAAAATGAACAATTGCAGCTAAGCTCAAATTATAAATCCGAATTTCTGGCGAATATTAGCCATGAACTTCGTACTCCTTTAAATAGTATTTTAATTCTTGCAGAGATGTTAATAGACATAGATAGTGATTGTTTTTCAGCAGAGGAAAAAGAGTATATTGAATATATTTATTCGGCTGCAGACAGTTTAACATCTTTAATTAACGATATACTTGACCTTTCAAAAATAGAAGCTGGAAAGTCTGAAATCACATATAGCAAAATGAACATCAGTGAGTTGGTTGAAACCTTAAATATATTTTCGCCACAAGCCGAAAGAAAACAACTTGGTTTCACCATTGAAATAGATGAGAATCTACCTTCCTATTTCTATACAGATGTACAAAAAATTCAGCAGATCGTAAAAAACTTACTATCAAATGCTATTAAGTTCACAGAACGAGGAAAAGTGTCTGTGAAGGTGGAAAAAATAATCCATACATGTGATGAAAAAGATAACCATAATACCACTCAAACTGACGAGTGGATAAAAATTGTTGTCATGGATACAGGTATAGGAATCCATAAAGATAAGCAACAAACCATTTTTGAGGCCTTTCAACAGGGAGACGGATCTACTGTACAAAAATATGGTGGAACAGGCTTAGGTTTATCAATCTGCAAAAAATTATCCTATTTGCTTAACGGTCATATATTTGTTGAAAGTGAAGTAGGGAAAGGTAGTACGTTTACTCTTTATATACCGTATCTACAGAATCAGGAAAATATTAATGTAAATCAAGGGGATCAATATCATCAGATGATAGCAGAAGTGGCTGCGGCTAAAGAACCAAATGATATCCAATTGGACATACATCATGGAAAAAGAGTGCTTATTACAGATGATGATCAGCGTAACATATACTCACTAAAAGCAATTCTTGAAAAAAAGAAAATGGAAGTCTTAGTAGCTCATAATGGAATCGAATGCTTGGAGATTCTAAAAAAGGATTGCCAGATTGATATGATCCTGATGGATATTATGATGCCTGAATTGAACGGATATGAGACGATGAAACGTATCCGTCAGAATTCAGAGTTTGCATCACTACCGATTATTGCCTTAACAGCAAAAGGAATGAAGGGCGATCGTGAAAAATGCTTAGCGGCTGGTGCATCAGACTATATCAGTAAACCAATTAACCTGGAGCAATTAATATCCGTGATGAGAGTATGGATGAATTAA
- a CDS encoding class I SAM-dependent methyltransferase: MNEIVDYYSEFDEWGRLDREPIEFQVNWHYIKKYLTPSGTVLDNGAGPGKYSLKLAEEGYRVTLSDLTPSLVDIAEDKARELGLFAQFDGFYNIDARDLSAIEDEQFDASLMLGPLYHLQQEEDRLMAVKELYRVTKKNGLVFIAFMPRVKHMLNSLICPEHWRPNNTVDAIRQFTETGCFNHADSGRFTGAYYYRVEDIDPFMKSSGFEKVALIGSNIGSMVTNHQWNYWREKGEGEMGKIVDLLIEYAKEPSLLGTSSHLLYIGLKK, encoded by the coding sequence ATGAATGAGATTGTTGATTACTATAGTGAATTTGATGAGTGGGGCAGATTAGACAGGGAACCAATTGAGTTTCAGGTGAATTGGCATTATATTAAAAAATATTTAACTCCATCAGGTACTGTTTTGGACAATGGAGCAGGCCCAGGGAAATATTCGCTTAAGCTGGCTGAAGAGGGGTATCGCGTTACCCTGTCGGATCTGACACCGAGCTTGGTTGATATTGCTGAAGATAAAGCGCGGGAATTGGGACTGTTTGCCCAATTTGATGGGTTTTATAACATAGATGCAAGAGACCTGTCTGCAATAGAAGATGAACAATTCGATGCTTCATTAATGCTAGGGCCACTATACCATTTGCAGCAGGAAGAGGATCGATTGATGGCGGTAAAAGAATTATATCGTGTAACCAAGAAAAACGGCCTTGTTTTCATAGCATTTATGCCAAGAGTAAAGCACATGTTAAATTCACTCATCTGTCCTGAACATTGGCGGCCAAACAACACGGTGGATGCCATTCGACAGTTTACCGAAACCGGCTGTTTTAATCATGCAGATAGTGGGAGATTTACGGGTGCATACTATTATCGTGTAGAAGATATAGATCCATTTATGAAATCAAGTGGATTTGAAAAAGTAGCTTTAATAGGATCTAATATAGGTTCTATGGTTACAAATCATCAGTGGAATTATTGGAGAGAGAAGGGTGAAGGCGAAATGGGAAAAATAGTAGACCTGTTGATTGAGTATGCAAAGGAACCATCTCTGCTCGGTACATCATCACATTTACTTTATATTGGTCTGAAAAAATGA
- a CDS encoding ester cyclase — protein MRSVDKKEIVKVWFRDVFTDGNTDILKDIASADMVTHSQGNDEGYVGIEHFKNWLSWYCTSFVERKWSVHDTIEEGDKVVARYSGYSIYKGGLLDIPSENQQVKETGIIIFRIENGKIAEQWCEMSDLQLIQQLGVKFATN, from the coding sequence TTGCGAAGCGTTGATAAAAAAGAAATCGTTAAAGTATGGTTTCGGGATGTATTTACGGACGGGAATACAGATATTTTAAAAGATATTGCATCAGCGGATATGGTTACTCATTCTCAGGGAAATGACGAGGGCTATGTCGGTATCGAGCACTTTAAAAATTGGTTATCCTGGTATTGCACCTCTTTTGTTGAGCGCAAATGGAGCGTTCATGACACGATTGAAGAAGGTGATAAAGTCGTTGCACGCTATAGCGGATATAGCATTTATAAAGGCGGATTACTGGACATTCCTTCTGAAAATCAACAGGTTAAAGAAACGGGCATCATTATATTTCGAATCGAGAATGGTAAAATTGCCGAACAATGGTGTGAAATGAGTGATTTACAGCTTATTCAGCAGTTAGGAGTTAAATTTGCTACAAACTAA
- a CDS encoding GNAT family N-acetyltransferase, protein MIKIELGTEGDQAFIREHLIDFNRRKLPEYNDTPYGKVTYVVKDDHNHIQGGIAAHYSWGRMQIDFLWIDDQLRQKGVGKELLASVEHYAIEKGCTLLMLDTFSFQAPDFYKKNGFSVFGVIENHPEGHHQYFLQKRI, encoded by the coding sequence GTGATTAAAATAGAGCTCGGCACCGAAGGAGATCAAGCGTTTATCCGAGAACATTTAATTGATTTTAATCGACGAAAACTGCCGGAGTATAATGATACACCGTATGGGAAAGTCACCTATGTGGTAAAGGACGACCACAATCATATACAGGGCGGAATCGCAGCTCATTACAGCTGGGGAAGAATGCAGATTGATTTCCTGTGGATTGACGATCAATTGCGACAAAAAGGGGTAGGGAAAGAGCTTCTGGCAAGTGTTGAACACTATGCAATAGAAAAAGGATGTACACTTCTGATGTTGGATACATTCAGCTTTCAAGCACCAGATTTCTATAAGAAAAACGGATTTTCCGTATTTGGAGTGATTGAAAATCATCCAGAAGGACATCATCAATATTTTTTACAAAAAAGAATCTGA
- a CDS encoding fructose-specific PTS transporter subunit EIIC, which produces MRITDLLKKDTIILNLSSSNKKEVIDELVSKLDQAGKLKDRKGYHEAIMKREEQSTTGIGEGIAIPHAKSAAVKEAALCFGRSINGIDYESLDGQPARLFFMIAAPDGANDTHLDTLSKLSSMLMYDDFRQAILKAASEDEILSIIDAKQNELENEDSKDQPAPDTAEANEEGYVLAVTACPTGIAHTYMAADALKAKAKEMNVNIKVETNGSTGIKNPLTAEDIQKASAIIVAADKNVEMNRFNGKHVIQVPVAQGIRKPEELINRALKQDAPIYEAKGGSTNQDSGNQEKKGIGSQIYKHLMSGVSNMLPFVVGGGLLIALSFLFGGIKPTDPTTPGYNEFAAALNTIGGGDKGAFFLLVPVLAGFIASSIADRPGFMPGMVGGLLAATAGAGFLGGLIAGFLAGYVTLGVKKAFNWLPASLEGIKPVLLYPLFGLLITGLIMIFIINDPVVAMNKGLTNWLENLSGTNAVFLGLIVGGMMAVDMGGPINKAAFTFGIAAIAAGNGVPHAAVMAGGMVPPLGIALSTTLFKQKYTDSERKSGLTNYIMGASFITEGAIPFAAADPIRVIVSSVIGAATAGALSAAFGCSTPAPHGGLFVFWLIDNRYMYLLAILIGSLVTAVLLGFWKKNATIKDVA; this is translated from the coding sequence ATGAGAATCACAGACCTGTTAAAGAAAGATACTATTATCCTGAATCTTTCATCCAGTAACAAAAAAGAAGTTATTGATGAACTTGTCAGCAAACTAGATCAAGCAGGCAAACTGAAAGATCGTAAAGGATATCATGAAGCAATCATGAAACGTGAAGAGCAAAGTACAACCGGTATCGGTGAAGGGATTGCAATCCCCCATGCTAAATCGGCAGCTGTTAAAGAAGCGGCCCTATGTTTCGGTCGTTCCATTAACGGAATTGATTATGAATCATTGGATGGGCAGCCCGCTCGCCTGTTCTTTATGATAGCTGCGCCTGACGGAGCAAACGATACTCATCTTGATACCTTATCCAAGCTGTCATCTATGTTAATGTATGATGATTTCCGTCAGGCCATTTTGAAAGCTGCCTCAGAGGATGAAATCCTCTCTATTATTGATGCCAAACAGAATGAGCTTGAAAATGAAGATTCAAAAGATCAGCCTGCTCCGGATACTGCAGAGGCAAATGAAGAAGGTTATGTGTTAGCCGTCACTGCCTGTCCAACTGGAATTGCGCACACCTATATGGCAGCGGATGCCTTAAAAGCAAAAGCGAAAGAAATGAATGTAAATATTAAAGTAGAAACAAATGGTTCCACCGGAATCAAAAACCCTCTCACTGCTGAAGATATTCAAAAAGCAAGTGCAATCATTGTTGCTGCAGACAAAAACGTTGAAATGAATCGTTTCAATGGCAAACATGTGATTCAAGTTCCAGTAGCACAGGGAATCCGTAAGCCAGAAGAACTAATTAACCGTGCTTTAAAACAGGATGCCCCAATTTATGAAGCCAAAGGCGGATCCACTAATCAAGATAGCGGGAATCAGGAGAAAAAAGGGATAGGCTCTCAAATATATAAACACCTCATGAGCGGTGTAAGTAATATGCTTCCATTTGTTGTCGGCGGCGGTCTCTTAATTGCCCTTTCCTTCTTATTTGGCGGAATTAAACCTACGGATCCAACGACACCGGGCTACAATGAATTTGCTGCAGCACTCAACACCATTGGCGGCGGAGACAAGGGTGCGTTCTTCTTATTAGTACCCGTACTTGCCGGTTTCATTGCCAGCTCGATTGCAGATCGCCCAGGTTTCATGCCCGGTATGGTCGGCGGATTATTGGCTGCAACGGCCGGCGCAGGCTTCCTTGGTGGATTAATCGCTGGTTTCCTTGCAGGGTATGTGACTCTTGGTGTGAAAAAAGCTTTCAATTGGCTGCCAGCTTCTTTGGAAGGTATAAAACCCGTATTGCTATATCCTTTATTTGGCCTATTAATCACCGGTCTAATTATGATATTCATCATTAATGACCCGGTTGTGGCCATGAATAAAGGGCTGACTAATTGGCTTGAAAACTTAAGCGGTACAAACGCAGTGTTCCTTGGTTTAATCGTTGGCGGTATGATGGCTGTTGATATGGGAGGTCCTATCAATAAGGCTGCTTTCACATTTGGTATAGCAGCAATTGCTGCCGGAAATGGTGTCCCCCATGCTGCTGTTATGGCTGGAGGAATGGTCCCACCTCTTGGCATCGCACTATCCACTACGCTCTTTAAACAGAAATATACTGACTCGGAACGTAAGTCTGGTCTTACAAACTATATTATGGGCGCATCCTTCATCACGGAAGGAGCAATACCCTTTGCAGCAGCAGATCCGATTCGAGTTATCGTCAGTTCTGTAATCGGTGCTGCTACGGCTGGAGCCTTATCTGCAGCATTTGGCTGTTCGACTCCCGCCCCACACGGCGGACTCTTTGTATTCTGGTTAATTGATAATCGCTACATGTACCTTCTAGCCATCCTAATCGGTTCACTTGTAACAGCTGTTCTTTTAGGTTTCTGGAAAAAGAATGCAACTATTAAGGATGTTGCGTAA